A window from Phalacrocorax carbo chromosome 29, bPhaCar2.1, whole genome shotgun sequence encodes these proteins:
- the LOC135318356 gene encoding translational activator of cytochrome c oxidase 1, translating to MAALGAPALARWPRLVVAGRPLHVGAPSRAGHNRWSKVRNVKGPRDAARSRLFQRLGLMLRSAAREGGTDPALNAQLANVVEQCRAKNMPKASIEAAIHGAERAAAAAARLLYEARGPGGSALLLEVLTDNPRRSQQDVRLILTRHGGTMAEGARHGFEQKGVVRVGPRDLRGHAVSLEAALEAALEAGAQDVCPDEEEEEEEEPVLKFICEPSALRTVRERLEASGLRPLSAAIEYLPRDRVTLPEGTREQAQHLLQALGDCPDIVRLYHNIR from the exons atggccgcGCTGGGGGCCCCGGCGCTGGCCCGGTGGCCCAGGCTGGTGGTCGCCGGCCGCCCCCTGCACGTCGGGGCCCCGTCCCGGGCCGGCCACAACCGCTGGTCCAAGGTGAGGAACGTGAAGGGCCCCCGCGACGCCGCCCGCAGCCGCCTCTTCCAGCGCCTCGGCCTGATGCTGCGCTCGGCCGCCCGCG agGGGGGCACGGACCCGGCGCTCAACGCCCAGTTGGCCAACGTGGTGGAGCAGTGCCGGGCGAAGAACATGCCCAAGGCCTCCATTGAGGCGGCCATCCACGGCGCG gagagggcggcggcggcggcggcccggctgCTCTACGAAGCCCGTGGCCCCGGCGGCTCGGCTCTTCTCCTGGAGGTCCTCACCGACAACCCCCGGCGGAGCCAGCAAGACGTCCGGCTCATCCTCACCCGCCATGG GGGAACGATGGCCGAGGGGGCACGACATGGCTTCGAGCAGAAGGGGGTGGTACGCGTGGGGCCACGGGACCTTCGCGGCCACGCCGTCTCTCTGGAGGCGgcgctggaggcggcgctggaGGCCGGGGCCCAGGACGTCTGCccagatgaggaggaggaggaagaggaggagccaGTGCTGAAG TTCATCTGCGAGCCCTCGGCCTTGCGGACCGTGCGGGAGCGCCTGGAGGCCTCGGGGCTGCGCCCGCTCTCGGCCGCCATCGAGTACCTGCCCCGGGACCGGGTGACGCTGCCCGAGGGGACGCGGGAGCAGGCGCAGCACCTCCTCCAGGCCCTCGGCGACTGCCCCGACATCGTCCGCCTCTACCACAACATCCGATAG
- the TBRG1 gene encoding transforming growth factor beta regulator 1 encodes MPKGPRPAERYRLKYSRLRRAARALVFENGALCDEVARLEAKCLRARDERRFLLTRLLRLRAAAAPEEVPGEAAGRRPRRGAAARDGGRPAAGRPGGSRDGARSAGARPVGPRDGARPTGARDGPRDGPGDGARPEGPREDSRDGLRPAGLRDSPRDDLRPNGPRGGPKPDPPPAAVLGSPEDTPSSAGPPAAILRPPPRRRGAALTLPLALGSLTVHSLGAGGAGPGAALPLGFRSTRLFASARRPARRCLYTCRIVAGPRCEIASEDEPGRVLAGPTPDACHGRLLQALGEAGGRPRAMPAAPGAGDEFFGLTHPTVRRLLQGEAGTFLHPEEEEEEEEEDEDDDDDDEDDEEEEEEEGAAPAFTYADVFLGSPTGSDE; translated from the coding sequence ATGCCGAAGGGGCCGCGGCCGGCCGAGCGCTACCGCCTCAAGTACAGCCGgctgcggcgggcggcgcgggcgcTGGTGTTCGAGAACGGGGCCCTCTGCGACGAGGTGGCCCGGCTGGAGGCCAAGTGCCTGCGGGCGCGGGACGAGCGCCGCTTCCTCCTCACCCGCCTGCTGCGGCTCCgcgcggcggccgcccccgAGGAGGTCCCCGGCGAGGCCGCCGGCCGCCGGCCGCGCCGCGGCGCCGCCGCGAGGGACGGGGGGAGGCCGGCCGCGGGGAGGCCCGGCGGCTCCAGGGACGGGGCGCGGTCGGCCGGGGCGAGGCCAGTCGGGCCCAGAGACGGGGCGAGGCCGACGGGCGCGAGAGACGGACCCAGAGACGGGCCGGGAGACGGGGCGAGGCCCGAGGGGCCGAGAGAGGACTCCAGAGACGGCTTGAggccggcggggctgcgggACAGCCCGAGAGATGACTTGAGGCCAAACGGGCCGAGGGGCGGCCCCAAGCCGGacccgccgccggcggccgtCCTGGGGTCACCCGAGGACACCCCCAGCTCGGCCGGGCCGCCGGCGGCCATCCTgcggccgcccccccgccggcgcggcgcggcgctgACCCTGCCCTTGGCGCTGGGGTCTCTGACGGTGCACAGCCTgggggccggcggcgcggggccgggggccgccTTGCCCCTGGGCTTCCGCAGCACCCGCCTCTTCGCCAGCGCCCGCCGGCCGGCCCGCCGCTGCCTGTACACCTGCCGGATCGTGGCCGGGCCGCGGTGCGAGATCGCCTCCGAGGACGAGCCGGGCAGGGTGCTGGCCGGCCCCACGCCCGACGCCTGCCACGGCCGGCTCCTCCAGGCCTTGGGAGAGGctggggggcggccccgggcgaTGCCAGCGGCCCCCGGCGCCGGCGACGAGTTCTTCGGCCTCACCCACCCCACCGTCCGCCGGCTCCTCCAGGGTGAGGCCGGGACCTTCCTCCaccccgaggaggaggaggaagaggaggaggaggatgaggacgATGACGACGATGACGAGgatgatgaagaggaggaggaggaagaaggggctGCTCCAGCCTTCACCTACGCCGACGTCTTCCTCGGCAGTCCCACCGGCTCTGACGAGTGA